The following DNA comes from Hypanus sabinus isolate sHypSab1 chromosome 15, sHypSab1.hap1, whole genome shotgun sequence.
ATCGGAAGATATACGAAGCCAGCCTGCCAGAAAACACGTCTAAGGGATCCCCAGTGGTTACTGTGCACGCTTCGGATGCAGATATAGGCTTAAACACAGAGGTAACTTACTCTTTCAGCAATCGTGACTCAAGGAAAGTGCAGGAATTGTTCCTTTTGTATCCGCGGACGGGAGTAATTAGATTATTAGGAGATCTGGACTTCGAAGAGGCAAACAGTTACACAGTTGGTGTTCAGGCTGTGGACAGAGGTTCACCAGCCATTGCAGGGCATTCTAAAGTCCTAATCAGGATAACTGATGTCAATGATAACGACCCGCAAATAGAAGTAAACCTGGTGACGACAAATGTCACAGAGACTGCCGCGCGCGGGACAGTAATCGCAATGATCAATGTGAATGATCGAGATTCTGGGGTGAACGGAGAAGTTCACTGCAAGATTCCACCACGTATTCCGTTTAAGTAGCAGGCATCATCGAGCGACCATCATAAAGTAATTGCCAGTGACTCGTCAGATCGGGAAAATACAGCACTCTATAATATTGctcttttcagattcagattcagattcagattcagtttattgtcattttgaaaccacaaatgcaatgcagttaaaaaatgagacaacgttccttcagaatgatatcacaaaagcacatgacaaaacagactacaccagaaaatccacataacgtttgtcaatccccaatccagagaccggaaaggctgctgcgtattaatatcacgctaccatcttagcgcattacCCAGAAAGGAACTCCAacaccaccagacaaaacaagatcaaaaactaaagctacaagacctgcacaagaccacatagttacaacatatagttacaacagagcaaacaatagcatatttgataaaaaaaaaacagaccatgggtacagtaaattattccaaagatgttaaaagattaTAAGTTCAAACGAAACCACCACACAGTCTCCACAAGTGCTCAGGTTCCCGATAGACTCTTCATCCCActcaggtggcagaagggaatacccccgctatggacttccacggcgacgcccgactcagcctcgcagacacagcacacactgaaagcgacctgatcGCAGCGGGCTCCTAGTcagtcgaacctccgagcctccgaccatcccctccggcacagcttctccgagcaccatcctctgccgagcgtattaagacacccccgccaacggccatcggcaacgcgaccccgaggactgggcgcctgttcttcccagcagatatccggacctcacagcagcagcagcaacgaagaaagtCTTCCTGGAGATATCCAGATGTttcgtgctcccacgtccgtttttcatccgattatgattgcgccCGGCACTCTGCTTCACAAATAACAAATAATCAGCTCCGCAGTGGCCGtagcaagctgcgtcgcgccgccattttGGACGCCCGACATATTGGATCCTTTCGCCTGTGATTCGCTATCTTCTCTTAGATCAACGAATAAAACTATCCAGATATGGGTTTCTGCTGTCAATGACAACGCCCCGAGGTTCGCCCAGTCTTCTTACACAGCTTATGTGATGGAGAACAACGCTCCTGGTGCATTTACTTTCGCAGCAGCTGCTGTCGATCCTGATTTGGATCAGAACTCTTATGTTTCTTACTCCTTGGTAGAGAGCCTTATCCAGTACTCAGCGGTATCCAGATATCTCAACATTAATTCTGTGAATTGTACCATTTATGCGCTGCGCTCTTTGATTATGAGAATATCAGAACGTTCCAGGTCTACGTTCAAGCCCGGGACGCTAGACT
Coding sequences within:
- the LOC132405233 gene encoding protocadherin alpha-7-like, which encodes MANVQGKKALQSLGLPFIVIICALNDTFPIFPQSTVALRIVENIAPGFRLPLETALDTDVGTNAVTSYVISPNEHFSLKVENAEEGIKIAELLLEKLLDRERQASFQPKLTAVDGGKPRKSGTTQVVMSVLDSNDNAPIFDRKIYEASLPENTSKGSPVVTVHASDADIGLNTEVTYSFSNRDSRKVQELFLLYPRTGVIRLLGDLDFEEANSYTVGVQAVDRGSPAIAGHSKVLIRITDVNDNDPQIEVNLVTTNVTETAARGTVIAMINVNDRDSGVNGEVHCKIPPRIPFK